Genomic window (Marinobacter fonticola):
GGCTTTGATCGGCGGCTTGGGCGTCGCGCTGGTAGCCGGGCCGCTGGGCTGTTTCGTGGTCTGGCGCCGGATGGCCTATTTCGGCGACACCCTGGCCCATTCCGCCCTGCTGGGTGTGGCGCTGGGTACGCTGTTTCAGATTCAGCTCAGCCTCAGCATCGCCGTGGTCTGTATCGGCCTGGCCCTGCTGCTGGTGGTGCTTTCGCGCAGCCAGGCACTGGCGACCGATACCCTGCTCGGTATTCTGGCCCATAGTGCATTGGCCATCGGCCTGGTGACGCTCAGCTTCATGCCCGACGTTCGCCTGGACCTGACGGGCTACCTGTTCGGCGACCTGCTGGCCATGAGCCGCCAGGACGTGGCCTGGATCTACGGTGGCGCCGCCATCATCCTGAGCCTGCTGGTCTGGCTCTGGCGCGGCCTGCTGATGAGTACTATTCACGAGGAGCTGGCCAAGGTGGAAGGCCTGCCGGTGGAGCGGCTGCGGCTGGGCCTGATGCTGATGTTCTCGCTGGTGATCGCGGTCGCCATGAAGATTGTC
Coding sequences:
- the znuB gene encoding zinc ABC transporter permease subunit ZnuB, encoding MPIIDAILGDFFWRALIGGLGVALVAGPLGCFVVWRRMAYFGDTLAHSALLGVALGTLFQIQLSLSIAVVCIGLALLLVVLSRSQALATDTLLGILAHSALAIGLVTLSFMPDVRLDLTGYLFGDLLAMSRQDVAWIYGGAAIILSLLVWLWRGLLMSTIHEELAKVEGLPVERLRLGLMLMFSLVIAVAMKIVGVLLITALLIIPAATARRLASSPERMVVLAVVTGMVAVSGGLSMSWFLNSPAGPSIVVSAFLLFLLVYGLVRNPRAQ